Proteins from a single region of Bradyrhizobium diazoefficiens:
- a CDS encoding TadE/TadG family type IV pilus assembly protein, translating to MHAAFRALIHTFVRDRRGNIAVIFAIASVPLITAVGCAVDYSRATQTRSKLQAAADAASVGSIAKASPAFLAAGSMTSDGPIPAGVTDAQNIFDANRANLTGYTLNSVTPTVVKSGSTITSTVAFSANINTIFLGLIGKTALTVSGTSSSTANMPLYVDFYLLLDNSPSMGVGATPDDVTALVNATSGSSWGNKQNCAFACHDYNDSNSTYNLAKTIGATTRIDVLRTATQSLMDTAAKTETYSNQFRMAIYDFGASSKTIGLRALFSLSASLSSAKTAAASIDLMGVYGNNDAYTADKDTQFSKIFPAMANLIPASGSGTSSAPLKYLFFVSDGVADESNAACSKTMYNSRWGNISPRCQSPLDATLCDALKKNNVKIAVLYTTYLKLKDNQWYMDWIDPFNQPPFGPSPNSEIAQNMQKCASPGLYFEVSPTEGISDAMNALFKKAVADARIAS from the coding sequence ATGCATGCCGCGTTTCGCGCCCTCATTCACACGTTCGTCCGTGACAGGCGCGGCAACATCGCGGTGATCTTCGCAATTGCCAGCGTCCCGCTGATCACGGCGGTCGGCTGTGCGGTTGACTACTCCCGTGCCACCCAGACGCGGTCCAAGCTGCAGGCTGCGGCCGATGCGGCCAGCGTCGGCTCGATCGCCAAGGCCTCGCCGGCCTTTCTGGCGGCGGGCTCGATGACGTCGGACGGCCCAATTCCTGCCGGCGTGACCGACGCCCAGAACATCTTCGATGCCAACCGCGCCAATCTGACCGGCTACACGCTCAACAGCGTGACGCCGACCGTGGTCAAGAGCGGCTCGACCATCACCTCGACGGTCGCGTTCAGCGCCAATATCAACACCATCTTTCTCGGTCTGATCGGCAAGACCGCGCTGACTGTCTCCGGCACGTCGTCCTCGACGGCCAACATGCCGCTCTATGTCGATTTCTATCTGCTGCTGGACAATTCACCGTCGATGGGCGTGGGAGCCACGCCAGACGATGTCACCGCGTTGGTGAACGCGACATCGGGATCCTCTTGGGGCAACAAACAGAATTGCGCGTTCGCCTGCCACGACTACAACGATTCGAATAGCACTTACAATCTGGCGAAAACCATTGGAGCGACCACGCGCATCGATGTGCTGCGCACGGCGACCCAATCCCTGATGGACACAGCCGCTAAGACCGAGACCTATTCCAATCAGTTCCGGATGGCGATCTACGATTTCGGCGCCTCGTCGAAGACGATCGGCCTTCGCGCGCTGTTCTCACTGTCGGCCAGCCTATCGAGTGCCAAGACCGCAGCCGCGAGTATCGACCTTATGGGTGTCTACGGCAACAACGATGCTTATACGGCCGACAAAGACACGCAATTCAGCAAAATTTTTCCGGCGATGGCCAATCTGATTCCCGCATCGGGAAGCGGCACCTCGTCAGCACCGCTGAAATACCTCTTCTTTGTATCAGATGGCGTCGCCGACGAGAGCAATGCAGCTTGCTCCAAGACCATGTATAATAGTCGTTGGGGCAACATCTCGCCACGCTGCCAGTCGCCGCTGGATGCGACGCTTTGCGACGCGCTGAAGAAGAACAACGTCAAGATTGCCGTGCTCTACACGACCTATCTGAAACTGAAAGATAACCAGTGGTACATGGATTGGATCGATCCATTTAACCAGCCGCCTTTCGGGCCCTCGCCGAACAGCGAGATCGCGCAGAACATGCAGAAATGCGCCTCGCCCGGGCTCTATTTCGAGGTCAGTCCCACCGAGGGCATCTCGGACGCGATGAACGCGCTGTTCAAGAAGGCGGTCGCCGACGCGCGGATTGCGAGCTGA
- a CDS encoding (deoxy)nucleoside triphosphate pyrophosphohydrolase: protein MADLKLTLVVACALVDADRRVLIAQRPEGKTLAGLWEFPGGKCEPGERPEQSLIRELHEELGITVAEPCLAPLTFASYGYETFHLLMPLYICRRWEGQVAPREGQTLAWVRANKLRDYPMPPADIPLIPHLIDLLM from the coding sequence ATGGCCGATCTCAAACTGACACTGGTGGTAGCGTGCGCACTCGTCGATGCGGACAGACGCGTGCTGATCGCGCAGCGCCCCGAAGGCAAGACGCTGGCCGGCCTCTGGGAATTTCCCGGCGGCAAATGTGAACCCGGCGAACGGCCGGAGCAGAGCCTGATCCGCGAGCTCCACGAGGAGCTCGGCATCACGGTTGCCGAACCCTGCCTGGCGCCGCTAACCTTTGCGAGCTACGGCTACGAGACGTTTCACCTGTTGATGCCGCTTTATATCTGCCGGCGCTGGGAAGGGCAGGTGGCGCCCCGCGAGGGCCAGACCCTCGCCTGGGTCCGCGCCAACAAACTGCGCGACTATCCGATGCCGCCCGCGGACATTCCGCTGATCCCACATTTGATCGATTTGTTGATGTGA